Genomic segment of Paenibacillus sp. FSL R5-0623:
TTTGCCTGTCATTCCTGCTCAGGATTTTCAGCTTACAGACTATGGAGCTGTTGGAGATGGTGTAACGGATAACACAGAAATGTTTCGACTTGCCATCGCGGCGTGTGCCGAAGCAGGAGGTGGAAGAATCGTAATTCCTGCCGGGGTATGGCTCACAGGCCCGATTGTAATGCGCAGCCGGATCGAACTACATGTGGAAGCAGGAGCACTGGTTACATTTAGCCGAGATTTTGATCAATACCCATTAATTGCATCAAGCTTCGAAGGCTGGCAGGTGGTACGTTGCCAATCCCCGATCGATGGTGATCAACTGGAGGATATTGCGATTACTGGTGAGGGGATATGGGATGGTGGCGGGGAAGCGTGGCGTCCGGTGAAACGCTCCAAAATGACCACTTCACAATGGAACCAATTGGTCGCTTCCGGTGGTGTTGTAGAGCAATCCGGTGGGGATGAGGAAATCTGGTGGCCTACCGCAGCTGCACTTGAAGGCGGCACCATTGCGAATCGATTGCATCAGGAGCAGGTAAGTGATACCACTGCCTATGAAGAAGTCAGAGACTTTTTGCGCCCCAACATGGTCAGTTTACGGAGATGCAAACGGGTATTGCTGGACGGTCCAACGTTCCAGAACTCACCTGCATGGAATCTGCACCCCTGGGCATCTGAGCATGTCACCATTCGTAACGTGAGTGTGCGGAATCCGTGGTTTTCTCAGAATGGAGATGGGCTGGACATTGAATCCTGTCGTCATGTGGTGGTGGAGAAGAGTATATTCGATGTCGGTGATGATGCGATCTGTCTGAAATCAGGCAAGGACGCCGAAGGCCGTGAGCTTGGCCTGCCATCGGAGTACATCACCATTCGGGATTGCACGGTGTATCACGGTCATGGCGGGTTTGTCATTGGCAGTGAAATGTCCGGTGGTGTGCGGCATGTGCGAGTATCGGATTGTACGTTTATCGGAACGGACATTGGACTTCGCTTCAAAAGCGCACGTGGGCGCGGCGGAGTGGTCGAGGACATTCAGATTGAGCGCATATATATGAAAGATATCATTATGGAAGCCATCTCGTTTTCCTTTTTCTATGCGAATCAGGAAGGCTCTGCCCGGGGCAGTGATCTGTCTCAGGAGATTAGCGAAGAGACGCCAATGTTCCGGGATATTCGAATATCGGATGTGGTCTGTGCCGGTGCCGACACTGCGTTGCTTGTGAGTGGATTGCCGGAACTGCCTTTGGATGGGGTGATCATCCAGCGTTACAACGTGCAAGCTCGCAGTGGTATCCAATGTGCTCATGCGAAACATCTGCATATCGCTGAATTGCAGGCGCAGATCACCGAAGGTCCGCTGGTTCATTTGCACCAGTGCAAAGGGGCAGAGTTAGAGAGCATTCAGGGCAAAGGCGCAGATGGCCGACTTCTGATGGTGACAGGACACGAGTCCGCAGGCATTGTCTGCCGAGAAGGTGATGCCGACACAGAAGGTCGCCAGATCTCTGTTGGTCCCGAGGTACGAAGTGGTGTGATCATTCGCAGGTAAAAGTTATGTAATAAGGTTTATACAAGTTGGTCAAACTCAGCCGCAGTGGCGTAGCCATAGATCCAGTAATCGTGGTGCTTCACGATATAAGGGATGCGTAATCTCTGGAGCAAGGCTACCCACTCGGCTTTTATATGAAGTTATCGGATGATCTACCGGTGTTCCTTGCGATAGCGCAGCGGTGTTGTACCGGTAACCTGTTTGAATGTTTTGTTAAAATGAGCCGTATGCTCAAATCCTACCTTCTCTGCGATCATTTGTACACGCTCTTGTGTGGTAAGAAGTCTTCGCTGTGCCTCTCGGACCCGGACAACACGCAAGTATTCGCTGAATCGAAATCCGGTAAATCGGCTGAACATTCGGCTCAGATAGGATGGACTGATATAAAAACGATTGGCTGCACCCTCCAGCGTAAGTGGTTCGGTATAGTTTTTATTCACATAAGTGACAATTTCACTGATTTTGTTCTGCATCGGATGCAAGGGGCCGGGGCATGACTGCCGGATGTTCTCCTCTACCCGATGAATACGGATCAAAAGTTGGGCAAGCAGACTTCTTACGGCGATCTCATAGTGAGGGCGTCGCTCTTTGCATTCTTGCAGCATCTGCCACAATATACGCTCCATCTCGGGCTGTTCCGCTTCAGGCAGGCGAAGGAGTCTTGAACAATTAAAAGGCAGCAGACCACATATGCCAAGTTCCATCCCCGTTGCAAAAGCAGGCGAAAAACCGATTAATATCCGTTCGAAGCCGGGAATACTTCCTTTGGAGGTGGTATGTACATCGTGTGGATTAATCAGAATGAAATCACCCTTGCGGGCGGACAGAATCTGACCATTCATGGAATAGACTCGTTCACCTTCAAGCAAGTAATACAGTTCGTAGAATGGATGAGCGTGAGGTTGTGGCATACCATTCCCGTCATGTCTTCGCATATGTTCAATGGTAAATGAATGTTCACCGATTCGGTATTTGGGTCCAATCCGATCCTCTATGAGACTCATGGTACAGCTCCCCTCTGCTTCACGGATTAACAACGATATCCATATCATAACGGAAAATCCATCTTTTTGTAAACGCTATCATTGGAAATGAAATATTTCTTTAATCCTATCGTTAAAAACCGAGAGAACGAATCTGGCCTGGCCCATATGTACTGTCAAGGTGACAAAACTTGAATGATGTTTTAGAGTAGGGGGAGAGAGGCGAAACTCTGGTTAAGGAGTGTCTCCAATATGATTTGGAAGGAAGGAAACAGGTTATGACGACACATGAATTATCGCCATTGGTTGCTGCGCTCAATATGCAGCCTCACGTTGAAGGCGGTTGGTATAAGGAAGAATGGAAGGCATCTTATCAGATTCCACAGTCCGTTCTGCCGGATACATACTCCGGTCCACGATTCTCGGCAAGTTCCACGTATTTCCTGCTGCACGCACATGAAATCTCCGAGTGGCATACGGTTCTGTCCGATGAACTTTGGCTGTGGCACAGCGGCAGTCCGGTTGAACTGAAGCTGGGCGGCAACGGGGAGAACCCGGAGAACGAGGAAGTTCTTGTTCTGGGGATGGATATTGCTGCGGGGCAATCACCACAGGTGCTCGTTCCTGCCGGCGTATGGCAGACAGCACGTCCGCTGGGTGATGAGCCTGTACTGGTAACTTGCGTAGTAGCGCCAGGTTTCCACTTTGATGATTTCAAGCTGGTATCCAAAGGCTAAGTATAACTTTTATCACGAAATCCCGATCCAGGTGCATAGGCATCCGAATCGGGATTTTTTTGGATTGAGCGTATTAAGTATGCTAAGGTCTGTACCCAGTTCAGGGATAGATCAATCCCTTTTGAATAAGCATCACTTTTGGCAGTAACTGATCACTTGGGATTCTCGTTACTCATCCAGCTGTCCACATAAAACTCCTCATGATAATCCGGTTGCTGAGCGAGTTCTTTGAGCTTCTGTTCAGCTTCTTCAGCGGTAAGATATTCTCCAATAACTGCTGTAAACTCACCAGTGGACGTTTTGAGGAAAGAGATGTCCTCATCCGGATAGGATTCTTTAATTATACCCATCGATTCTCCAAAAGGCATTGATTCTGTGCGGAGAGAGTATACCTTCCGAGGTGTGACCGGTTTACCGTCGGAAGTCAGTTTCACTTCCAGGTATCCAGGGTTCTTGAATTCCGTTACGGCATACTGTACCCCTTCTTTGAGTACAACTACGAATCCGGCGGAAGAGTCGTCTAAAATCATGGAAGCATAAACATCTTTCACTAAAGGCTGGGTCATGAAGTCGGCTTTGACTTTCTCTATATCCATGTAACGTGCACCGCTAAAAGTGAAGAGGATACGATTAGGTGCTTCTTTGTGTACCACATTATAATGGGGTGCATCATTAGTCTGAGCTTGCTCGTCGGTGCTAAAATTGATTTTAAGCGTATTTTCGGTTGCTTCCGATCCCACAGTTACTCCATCGGTAATCTTGCCGCCATCGCCGAATTGAAGTACCTGAACAATCGTTCCGACCACAGGTATTTTGGACATGGCGTTTGCTACGGAAGGGATGTTCACCACGAAGAGAAAAGCAGCACATGCAGCTATGACTGAGGCATAACGAATCATTCGAGATGAACTCTTGCGAGCAGCGGCTCTTTTCTGTGCACGATGAATAACGTCATTAAGTTGAGCAGGGATTTCAATATTTTCGTAACGATCTTTTCCTGTCATACGTTCTCAACCTCTCCTTCAATCAAATAAATTTTTAATTTTTTGATAATACGATAGAATTTGGACTTAACTGTATTTTCCGGTATGGAGAGCACTTCAGCCATCTCTCGAAAAGGCAGATTCACAAAGAATTTTAATATAATATAGGCTCTTTCCTCGGGGATAAGCCGGTCCAGTGCAGCATATAGATCCATTTTCTCTTCCGGCGACGCCCCTCGCTCTGGAGCCACAAACTCCTGTGCATGATCCTCCATATAGGTCACTCGCTGGTTACGTCGAATATGATCTATCGCTGTGTTAATCACAATTCGTGACATCCAGGAATCAAAATAAGTCATGGACTCCATCTTTCCATAAGCGATGTACCCTTTATAGACCGCTTCGGCTACGATATCCAGCGCTTCTTGTTCATTTTTAACATAGCAGTATGCCAGTCGATATAATTTATTTTGAATCTCTGTTATTTTCTCGCTGAACTGTCCTTCTTTTGTCTTTTTATGGTTCAGTCTAATCACTCCTGATCCCCCCTGATCAACCTAAATATTCAAGTCACCGCTCGTTCCAGGCCTGGATTCTATATAAGTGCTTGAGTTCGCTTGACACTCGTTAGACTGATGAGGAGACAAAATAGTTCTAAACGGTCAAAAAACTTTTTTCTTTCGACCCTTAATAGGATAAAGAGCCTCGCCTCCATTCTTAACAACGAATAGTTTGCCTATAACATCACATACCAAAACACCCGCTCTTCCAAGATCGAAGGCGGGTGTAATCGAATTCATCTGTTTATATTAGAAGTTAAAGTTGTCTGGATCAGAACCAAAGCGTTTATTCTCGTTCAGGCCGTTAATCTGCTCTATTTCTTCCGAAGTTAACTCAAAATCGTAGAGATCGGCGTTCGCGCGAATACGCTCAGGCGTGACAGATTTCGGTATGGTCACGATGCCGTTCTGCAGATCCCAGCGCAGAATCACTTGTGCCGGGGACTTGCTGTATTTGGCTGCGATGTCCTTCAGCAACGGATGATCCATCAGATGACCTTGTCCGAGCGGAGACCAGGCTTCGATCTGAATCTGATGTTTGTTGCAGTACTCACGAAGATCTGACTGAATCAATAGTGGGTGAAGTTCTATCTGGTTAACTGCCGGTTTGATCGTGGCATCGATCATCAAGTCTTCCAGATGGTGAATCTGGAAGTTGCTCACACCAATCGCCCGGATGCGTCCTTCTTTATGGAGTTTCTCCAGCGCTCGCCATGTATCTTTGTACTTGCCCTTAACCGGCCAGTGGATGAGATAGAGATCCAGGTACTCCAGTTCGAGTCGTTCCATGCTGGCTTCAAAGGCAGCTAGCGTGGATTCATATCCCTGATCGCTATTCCATACTTTCGTGGTAATGAACAGATCCTCACGAGCTACTCCAGATTCACGAATACCCTGAGCGACACCTGTTTCGTTGTTATACGCTTTGGCTGTGTCGATGCTGCGATAACCAGCTTGAATGGCTGTTTTGACAGCATGAACGACTTCGTCTCCGTCTTTAACTTTGAATACCCCAAAACCCAGCCATGGCATTTTGACTCCGTTATAGAGCGTGGTTGTGTCCTGCACGTGTTTCATGGTCCGAAATTCCTCCTCTTATTGATTCATTGTTCCACTATGTAATTACCCTGCTGTTCAGCAGCCAATCGATATCGAAGGGCCGTCTTGAATGATTATACTAAACTCTGCCTGGTCTTGGAAAAGGGATTGATCCGTTTTACGAAGTAAACACCGCTATTATCCTTTTTCTTCAACCAGAGGTTTGGTTTTGACGCTTGTGGGTGATAAGATGAAGTATACGAATTATGGAAGTCAAGACTTTGTAATTGGAGAGTTTACATAAGAACAGACGAAGTACGGAATCGGGTACAGACCAGACCGTACGACTAACGATAAAGGAGCAAGAATACAATGGCTAAACCTAAACAAACCAAAAAAGCAGCAGCCTGGTCTCTCGTGGTAATGGGAGCAGGATTTGCTGCATCCTTGCCGTTCCAGGGCGTTCCCGTGGGCAAGTTGCTGGTAGGATCATTTGAAGCGGGACTCGTGGGTGGACTTGCGGACTGGTTCGCCGTTACCGCATTATTCCGTCACCCGCTCGGCATTCCCATTCCACACACGGCATTGCTGCCGAAAAATCGTGATAAAATGACGGAAGGTCTGGTCTCCGCAGTAGAGAATAACTTGCTAAACAAAGACAGCATTACCGAGAAAATTGCAGATTTCAAAGCAGCAGAGACGGTACTCGATACGTTGACCCGTGAGCTTCACAGTGACGGGATCAAGATCATGATTGATACGCTCTGCAAACGAATTCTGGCGGGTCTGCCGTTAGAGCAGATTGCTCCGCTCGTAGCACGTGAGATCAAGTCACAAGCGGGCGCCTTTGATCTGGGTCCGATTCTGGAACGGGCTGCCCACCAGATGACAGAGCGGGGTTATGACGCAAAAGCGCTGGACTACGGACTGAAGCAAGCCGAGGAGTGGCTGGTTAAACCCGAGACGATCATGTTTTTGGGTGAAAGCGGCATGAAAGCCATTAGTGGCATTCAGATGAACGGATTGATGCAGTTTGCGATGAATGCGTTCCTGGGTTATATGAACGAGGAGCGTTTGGGTGGCATTTTACAAGGATACCTCTTCGATCGGGTAGAGGATATGAAACGTGAAGGCAGCGCTCTAAGGTACAAGGTGCTTGATATGGTACGTACCCAGACGGTGCGTTTGGCAATGAGCGAGGCTCTACAAGATGGAATCAACAATTGGAAGAACAATATGCTGGAGGGCTGGAACGCAGAGGAAACGGTGCTGAACAAACTCACCGAACTGAGAGACAAGGCGCTCGCCGCGATGGAAGAGGGACAGTATGTAGATACGTATGCACTGCCTGCCATTGAGCGGGTATTGATTGATCTGCGGGCAGATGACGAGTTGATGACAGGCATGAATGCCAAGATCATAAATGGTGTCACAACACTGCTGGAGAAAAACCATTCCAAAATCGGTAAACTGGTACGCGAAAATGTGGACAAAATGGACAATGCCACTTTGGTTTCGATGATTGAGGATAAGGTTGGACAGGATCTGCAATGGATTCGGATCAACGGAGCCGTTACCGGATTTGTTATCGGGATTGCGCTGACTGCGCTGCAGATGGCATTGGCATAAAAGTAATGTATGTAAAAGGAGGGCCGCTCCTACGAGGAGCAGGCTCTTTTTGCTGTGGATGGGAAAATTATTATCTACTTGATGCAAGAATTAGGAAAGTGGGTAATGTACACCAAAGTGTCCTATTTGAATCATATAGGAAGAAAGTTACATGAAAACGATTCTGTTAGCCGATATGGCTCATGTTGATTTTGTACTATGATTCAGGTAACAGATGAATAGGGTGTACTTCACATATAGTGAATGCCTCGATTCTACCATGAGGGGGGATCCGTATTAAACGTGCAGGGTGGTTGAAGGGTTTATTCACACTAATGATGGTGTTTACTATATTTTTGGGAGGTTGTCAGAACATGAATGCAAGTGAGAAGGAAGCTCTATACCAAGAAGCTGAAGCAACCGTAATTCAGCACTTCAAGCAGAAGTTTGAACTGGATGTTGTGATTACAAGCAAAGAGTTGTTGCCGGAAATGGCAGTGTCCCAGATTGGGCTGAAAGGGCATGTGAAAGATCATGAAGATCAGAGCTTTGGCATTTCGTACGACTACAAAAAGAAGGTAACCAAGAACTTGGTCATTAGCCCTGAGATTGAGGAAGTGATGATGGCCAAGGGACATGATCCATACGACAAATAAAGGGAGGTGTAGTTATTGAGTAACGGGTCCAATATTGATGATGAAACGTATAAAACGATGTCTGATCTAGCCTACCAGGATCAAAAGGCTGGAGACAAATTAACGGAACTTCCCGGATGGGAGGTCCTTGAGGGGACGGAAAGCAATAAATTTTCCGGTTTTGATGCTGTAACATTTTATAATCCCGAGACCAAGGAAGCTGTCATTGCTTATCGTGGTACAGAAGGAAGTGCGTCCTTGGATCGCTCTATACCTGACTTTGTCATGGATGGCCGCATTGGGGGCGGAGAGTTGATTCGTAAGGGTCAGCAGGAGGCCGGGAATTTTGTTAATAATCTTACGCCGGATTGGCTCGACAAAGGTGTCGAAGGTGTCAAAGACTTCACGGGCATATCCAAAGTGGAGGATTGGGCTGGTGACAGGGTAAGAGACGTGGAGAACTGGACGGGTGATCGCGTAAAGGATATCGAGAAAACCGTTTCCCCTACAGGCTGGGCCAATCAGATGTATCAATCCGAAGACTACGCAAATCACATGCAGAACAAGCATAAGGATCTGAATTTCTCGATGACTGGACATTCCTTGGGCGGGGGAAATGCACAATATGCATCTGCTTATACCGGAATTCCAGCCGTGACGTTTAGTGCACCATCTGTAATGGGTAATCTGACGCCAGAAATGCGGCGCCGGGCAGAAGCGGGTGCATTTGACGGGCAGGTTGTGAACTATGCAAATCCAAGTGATCTGGTAGCCAGCGGAACGCTGGGAGGATATGACCGGCATGTGGGATCGACCTATTACATCAACTCCGATTATGACTCGGCGAATGACGGCGTGAGTATTATCGATAAAGCCAAGAACTCATTTGGCGGGGAAAACTATCACAGTCTGGATCAATATGATTTCAAAAATGGTTACATATCCAATGACCTGTACGATCCGATTACTGGAGAGAGAATCCGCTATTCACCACGCCTTATGGATCACATGGGACCATTCAGCAAGAACTTAGGCCCGTTACGTTCCAAGTCTGGCGGCGGTGGAGGTATGGCTTCGGCTGCTGCGGCTTCAGGTCTGATTCAGGTAACGCCGGAAGAACTGAAAAGTGTCGCTTCGCGGTGGAAGCAAAATGCACAACAATGCAATGCCGAGCTAAACCAGGTACGAAGCCGCATGGCTCAATACCTGCATACAAGCCGCAGTCGCAGGCTGGAGCCGATTGTCACCCAACTGGATGCGTCGATTCAAGAACTTAGCACATGGCATATGAAACATACCAGCCAGTTCCTGAACTTTATTGATGAGAAAGCAGATGCCTTCCGGCAGGCGGACGAGAGTCCGGTTCATTTTAATTAGGAACCAGGTTGGTTAATGTCGATATCACGTACATGGGGGAGGGGAGACACAAGTGGGTGGACAATTGCTGGTGGAATTGAATGATCTTCGAATTGCGGAAAAAGAACTGACACAGCTGCTTGCCCGTCTGCAAGCCGATGAACAGGAAGCGAGGGCGTTATACAGTCGCCTGAACGATTGGAAGGGGCAGTCTGCTGACCATACAAGGCAGCAGATTGAAGAATTTTTTGCGGGCCTGTCCAGACGAATTCAATCCATCGAACAGCAGAAGAAAAGCTTGCTGCAATACATTGAGATCATGATCCAGACGGATCAGGAACGCTAAGAAGTAGCCATACTGTTGCCATATTGCGGATGGCAATCAGCGTGGATAAGAGTGTGAATGTGGAGCGGCATGATTAGGCCTAAACCACGGATTGTAAAGAACATGGGTAACCAATCAAGATGATGATAGCTAAAAAAGCCTATGGCTTATCGGGTTTGATCCCGACGCCATAGGCTTTTTGTTATCTGAATTTTTCTCAGGTTTTCGTAAAACTGTAAGTTAGTTCTTAACGTTTTTTGCGACGCGTCGCCAGAGCGATTCCCAGGAAGGACAGAATCAGAGCCAGGATAGATACGATCAACGTTGCTTGTTGAAGTTTCAGCGTACCCGGGTCTGTATCCGTGTTGTTTGGTTCACCTGTAACGGTGTCATTGAGTGCATCGCCCAGCGTGGTGTCATCGTTTGCTTTGCTATCGTCGGTAGCTGCATTATCCCCAGTGGCGCCTTCTGTACCTGCACTATCGTGTCCATCGTTGGCATGACCTCCACCTGCCGCAGCATTACCAGCAGAGTCCGGATCTTCGCTAATCGTTGTGATACTGTGTGGGTTGGCATCACTTGGTTGGCCTGTCCATTCTACAATACTGCCATCACTGTAGTATTGGAAGGCATCCCAAGCTACTTCAGCTTCCGCCTTAGGGTTCTGTGCAACGAAGTTGAACTGCTGGAATTGTCCTGCCAGAATTCCCTCGTTATCGCCGTCAATTTCCCATGTGATCGATGTTACTTCATTGGAATCGTTCTTCTCCGTGGTGATTTTCCAGCCAGCCAGTGGTTGATATTGCTTGAATGCAACACCTTCCGGAACTTTCATGGTGATCTTGGTCGTAGGCAGTTCTTTCTCGGATGGAATCTTAATCGTGTACGTCTGCCATGCGCTTGTCTGTGCAACGGATGGGCTAACGGTAACGTGAGCGCTCGCGAATCCGGCGAATAACATGAATGCTGCGGTACCTGTTGCGATAGTGGATGTTAGTTTGGAAATCCATGATGTTTTCTTCAAAATAAATAACCCCTTTCAGTTCTTATCATATATGATTCGGCCCATTCTCTTAAATGAGTGTCTACGTTCTGCAAAGGCACCGTTCGGTTACGAATGGTTCTTTCGATCACCGTTATTCCCGGATTTTTTTGATTCAACTATATAAATTGAACTAAAGATGGTTTACACATGCAATCCGATGACAGAATAACCTTCCAATCGCTGTTATCCCCAGATTTTTTGATTCCCTTTTCTTAAGGGGAAAATCTGTTGATAAAGGCGAACGCTTCGCTTTTTCAGGTTTTTTCTGTCCTCTCCGTTTCAGTGTAAATAATAGTTCAATTTATATAGTAATAAGTTGAAATCCGGGAATAAAAGCGCGTGCTTCGCTTCTCCAGAATCAATTTCGTATTCTTCACTACATTTGCAGTTTGTAGAAACACTAATTTTAGATTGGGTCACTCAATATAAACGTTGTGTAACTATGGCTTGGCGGTATCAATCTCAAATTCGGCATCCAGTGCATCCAACGTTTTGGTCAGGAGATGTACCTTGATATTCCAACGTCCAGGCATGGAGATGTAATCTTCAGCCTTGTACACACCAGTATCATTTTTCGGAATGGTGATCTCATAGATCCCCATATCCATGTCCAGATGTGTGAGTGACAGGGTGATCTGTTCCAGATCATTAACGATACTGCCATCTGCACGTTTCACATCGACTTCAAATTGGTTCTCTCCCGTTATATTGGGACTCACCTGAAGTGTGATCGCCGAGCCATCTTCTGTAGTTTTTGTCTCCTGATACGGACCGACCGCTGCTGGTTGTCCCGGAGACAAATGTGTCAGCACGGCAGCAAGAGCGAGAATCACAGCACCAGTAGCAAGCTCGGCTTTCAGGCTGCCGGATAATCTGCTTCCCGTAGCTGCTCTTGCCAATCTGGCATGACGCCATGCAAAGAGAATCATCACAATCAGCAGGACGACCTTGCCGATCAGAACAAGGCCATAGGCTGTAGTGAACAGGGAGGTCAGCACGGGTTCGGGCAGAATAATCAGACTGCTGTATATCCCTGTAGCAACCAGAGCGGCTACGGCGCCAATCCCCCAGGCGGTAAACCTGCGAATAGCAACCCAGTAAACTTCTCCTCGCACCTTCGATGGCAGCTTGTCTGCCATTGGGGGCAGACATATCGCCATGGCGGTTAGTGCGCCAATCCAGAAAGCAGCACCAATCAGATGTATGAAATCCATGGCAATCGCCAGCTCACGTTGATCCGCCGCAGCCGGATGTC
This window contains:
- a CDS encoding glycoside hydrolase family 28 protein; the protein is MNTYHSPLSTGASAQSDVRAYEADLPVIPAQDFQLTDYGAVGDGVTDNTEMFRLAIAACAEAGGGRIVIPAGVWLTGPIVMRSRIELHVEAGALVTFSRDFDQYPLIASSFEGWQVVRCQSPIDGDQLEDIAITGEGIWDGGGEAWRPVKRSKMTTSQWNQLVASGGVVEQSGGDEEIWWPTAAALEGGTIANRLHQEQVSDTTAYEEVRDFLRPNMVSLRRCKRVLLDGPTFQNSPAWNLHPWASEHVTIRNVSVRNPWFSQNGDGLDIESCRHVVVEKSIFDVGDDAICLKSGKDAEGRELGLPSEYITIRDCTVYHGHGGFVIGSEMSGGVRHVRVSDCTFIGTDIGLRFKSARGRGGVVEDIQIERIYMKDIIMEAISFSFFYANQEGSARGSDLSQEISEETPMFRDIRISDVVCAGADTALLVSGLPELPLDGVIIQRYNVQARSGIQCAHAKHLHIAELQAQITEGPLVHLHQCKGAELESIQGKGADGRLLMVTGHESAGIVCREGDADTEGRQISVGPEVRSGVIIRR
- a CDS encoding AraC family transcriptional regulator produces the protein MSLIEDRIGPKYRIGEHSFTIEHMRRHDGNGMPQPHAHPFYELYYLLEGERVYSMNGQILSARKGDFILINPHDVHTTSKGSIPGFERILIGFSPAFATGMELGICGLLPFNCSRLLRLPEAEQPEMERILWQMLQECKERRPHYEIAVRSLLAQLLIRIHRVEENIRQSCPGPLHPMQNKISEIVTYVNKNYTEPLTLEGAANRFYISPSYLSRMFSRFTGFRFSEYLRVVRVREAQRRLLTTQERVQMIAEKVGFEHTAHFNKTFKQVTGTTPLRYRKEHR
- a CDS encoding cupin domain-containing protein; amino-acid sequence: MTTHELSPLVAALNMQPHVEGGWYKEEWKASYQIPQSVLPDTYSGPRFSASSTYFLLHAHEISEWHTVLSDELWLWHSGSPVELKLGGNGENPENEEVLVLGMDIAAGQSPQVLVPAGVWQTARPLGDEPVLVTCVVAPGFHFDDFKLVSKG
- a CDS encoding sigma-70 family RNA polymerase sigma factor produces the protein MIRLNHKKTKEGQFSEKITEIQNKLYRLAYCYVKNEQEALDIVAEAVYKGYIAYGKMESMTYFDSWMSRIVINTAIDHIRRNQRVTYMEDHAQEFVAPERGASPEEKMDLYAALDRLIPEERAYIILKFFVNLPFREMAEVLSIPENTVKSKFYRIIKKLKIYLIEGEVENV
- a CDS encoding aldo/keto reductase, with amino-acid sequence MKHVQDTTTLYNGVKMPWLGFGVFKVKDGDEVVHAVKTAIQAGYRSIDTAKAYNNETGVAQGIRESGVAREDLFITTKVWNSDQGYESTLAAFEASMERLELEYLDLYLIHWPVKGKYKDTWRALEKLHKEGRIRAIGVSNFQIHHLEDLMIDATIKPAVNQIELHPLLIQSDLREYCNKHQIQIEAWSPLGQGHLMDHPLLKDIAAKYSKSPAQVILRWDLQNGIVTIPKSVTPERIRANADLYDFELTSEEIEQINGLNENKRFGSDPDNFNF
- a CDS encoding DUF445 domain-containing protein; translation: MAKPKQTKKAAAWSLVVMGAGFAASLPFQGVPVGKLLVGSFEAGLVGGLADWFAVTALFRHPLGIPIPHTALLPKNRDKMTEGLVSAVENNLLNKDSITEKIADFKAAETVLDTLTRELHSDGIKIMIDTLCKRILAGLPLEQIAPLVAREIKSQAGAFDLGPILERAAHQMTERGYDAKALDYGLKQAEEWLVKPETIMFLGESGMKAISGIQMNGLMQFAMNAFLGYMNEERLGGILQGYLFDRVEDMKREGSALRYKVLDMVRTQTVRLAMSEALQDGINNWKNNMLEGWNAEETVLNKLTELRDKALAAMEEGQYVDTYALPAIERVLIDLRADDELMTGMNAKIINGVTTLLEKNHSKIGKLVRENVDKMDNATLVSMIEDKVGQDLQWIRINGAVTGFVIGIALTALQMALA
- a CDS encoding YcnI family protein — translated: MKKTSWISKLTSTIATGTAAFMLFAGFASAHVTVSPSVAQTSAWQTYTIKIPSEKELPTTKITMKVPEGVAFKQYQPLAGWKITTEKNDSNEVTSITWEIDGDNEGILAGQFQQFNFVAQNPKAEAEVAWDAFQYYSDGSIVEWTGQPSDANPHSITTISEDPDSAGNAAAGGGHANDGHDSAGTEGATGDNAATDDSKANDDTTLGDALNDTVTGEPNNTDTDPGTLKLQQATLIVSILALILSFLGIALATRRKKR